Proteins encoded together in one Halorubellus sp. JP-L1 window:
- a CDS encoding LysE family translocator: MPSLVASLAVGTVFGLALAAPPGPMNAVIAQESVVRGWRAGASAGMGAFTADATFFVLAAVGVVEFVETAPTLKAAMVAAGGVLMLYFAYGAFAEARAGTAFGVERTTDSETPASDGDEPIDDSVPDVGDDQRGFTKAFALAITNPYQIVFWLTVGVRMLRPGTIDVLSHAPYVGGALDGVLVVTTGSPALLVGFFLGILLWVAGFPATLVAAGKRVDDFAPAVAGTSAVVLAGFGVVFVADAVGAFL, encoded by the coding sequence ATGCCCTCGCTCGTCGCGTCGCTCGCCGTCGGCACCGTGTTCGGCCTGGCGCTGGCCGCGCCGCCCGGACCGATGAACGCCGTCATCGCCCAGGAGAGCGTCGTCCGCGGGTGGCGGGCCGGCGCGAGCGCCGGGATGGGTGCGTTCACGGCGGACGCGACGTTCTTCGTGCTCGCCGCGGTCGGCGTCGTCGAGTTCGTCGAGACCGCGCCGACGCTGAAAGCCGCGATGGTCGCGGCCGGCGGCGTCCTCATGCTGTACTTCGCGTACGGCGCGTTCGCCGAAGCGCGCGCCGGCACCGCATTCGGCGTCGAACGAACGACTGACAGCGAGACGCCCGCGAGTGACGGTGACGAACCGATCGACGACTCGGTTCCCGACGTCGGCGACGACCAGCGCGGGTTCACGAAGGCGTTCGCGCTCGCGATCACGAACCCGTACCAGATCGTGTTCTGGCTGACCGTCGGCGTCCGCATGCTCCGTCCCGGAACCATCGACGTCCTCTCGCACGCGCCCTACGTCGGCGGTGCACTCGACGGCGTGCTCGTCGTCACGACCGGCAGCCCCGCACTCCTCGTCGGGTTCTTCCTCGGCATCCTCCTCTGGGTCGCGGGGTTCCCCGCGACGCTCGTCGCCGCCGGGAAGCGCGTCGACGACTTCGCACCGGCGGTCGCCGGCACGAGCGCCGTCGTCCTCGCCGGGTTCGGCGTCGTCTTCGTCGCCGACGCTGTCGGCGCCTTCCTCTAA
- a CDS encoding TMEM165/GDT1 family protein, whose protein sequence is MTAVPFWELVAIAAIAQLTVLPGEKVQFIIAGLSTRYNPLVVVAAAGSAFALWTIVEIQAGQLIQAVLPGAWLEVFTGTMFLVFAYLLARSAPEPGEGIGDGAVDTETDGGVASVEEAGGLLAGDVDDATVFGRDVPNVLGGFVPIFAMMLTGEFGDKTQIITITLAAEYGARAGIWVGEMLAIVPVSLANAYFFHTFSHRFDVRKAHFVGAAVFAFFAFDTALSLGFGVSVWEMLVGAVTEALPLAV, encoded by the coding sequence GTGACGGCCGTGCCGTTCTGGGAGCTCGTCGCGATCGCCGCCATCGCGCAGCTGACCGTGCTGCCCGGCGAGAAGGTCCAGTTCATCATCGCGGGGCTGTCGACGCGGTACAATCCGCTCGTCGTCGTCGCGGCCGCCGGGAGCGCGTTCGCGCTCTGGACGATAGTCGAGATCCAGGCCGGCCAGCTCATTCAAGCGGTCCTGCCGGGCGCGTGGCTGGAGGTGTTCACGGGCACGATGTTCCTCGTGTTCGCGTACCTCCTCGCTCGCTCCGCGCCCGAGCCCGGCGAGGGCATCGGTGACGGCGCGGTCGACACGGAGACGGACGGCGGCGTCGCGAGCGTCGAGGAGGCGGGCGGACTGCTCGCGGGTGACGTCGACGACGCGACGGTGTTCGGTCGGGACGTCCCGAACGTCCTCGGCGGGTTCGTCCCCATCTTCGCGATGATGCTCACCGGCGAGTTCGGCGACAAGACCCAGATCATCACGATCACGCTCGCCGCGGAGTACGGCGCACGCGCCGGCATCTGGGTCGGCGAGATGCTCGCGATCGTCCCCGTGAGTCTCGCGAACGCGTACTTCTTCCACACGTTCTCGCATCGCTTCGACGTGCGGAAGGCCCACTTCGTCGGCGCGGCCGTGTTCGCGTTCTTCGCGTTCGACACCGCGCTCTCCCTCGGGTTCGGGGTCTCCGTCTGGGAGATGCTCGTCGGCGCAGTCACCGAGGCGCTCCCGCTCGCAGTCTGA
- a CDS encoding metal-dependent transcriptional regulator yields the protein MLSDVMEDYLKAIYELQDEYGPPVGTSAIAEHLDVTSPTVTSMLEKLADRGLVDREKYKGVELTEEGKTVALEVLRHHRLLETYLTEHLEYDWTEVHDEADVLEHHISEEFERRLAAALDEPTVDPHGDPIPGADLSEPEASEHTRLADHEAGDEVEIARVSDRDDEELRYLQDAGLTPGTIVAVVSVAPFGMVTVDVDGTEQSLPEAVAASIEVREPTVVDADADEETEVDETTTEDADDATDDVGEVPDA from the coding sequence ATGCTCAGCGACGTGATGGAGGACTACCTGAAGGCGATCTACGAGCTACAGGACGAGTACGGACCGCCGGTGGGGACGTCCGCCATCGCGGAGCACCTCGACGTGACGTCGCCGACGGTGACGAGCATGCTGGAGAAGCTCGCGGATCGCGGGCTCGTCGACCGCGAGAAGTACAAGGGCGTGGAGCTCACCGAGGAGGGGAAGACGGTTGCGCTCGAGGTCCTCCGGCATCATCGCCTCCTGGAGACGTACCTCACGGAGCACCTCGAGTACGACTGGACGGAGGTTCACGACGAGGCTGACGTCCTCGAGCACCACATCAGCGAGGAGTTCGAGCGACGGCTCGCGGCCGCGCTCGACGAGCCGACCGTCGACCCCCACGGCGACCCGATCCCCGGCGCGGACTTGAGCGAGCCGGAGGCGAGCGAGCACACGCGTCTGGCGGACCACGAGGCCGGGGACGAGGTCGAGATCGCTCGCGTGAGCGACCGCGACGACGAGGAGCTCCGGTACCTCCAGGACGCGGGACTCACGCCGGGGACGATAGTCGCCGTCGTCTCCGTCGCGCCGTTCGGGATGGTGACCGTCGACGTCGACGGCACCGAGCAGAGCCTCCCGGAGGCGGTCGCGGCGTCGATCGAAGTCCGGGAGCCGACTGTCGTCGACGCCGACGCCGACGAGGAGACGGAAGTCGACGAGACCACCACCGAGGACGCCGACGACGCCACGGACGACGTGGGGGAGGTGCCGGACGCGTGA
- a CDS encoding TRAM domain-containing protein codes for MEISDKLLCLFSAEVTDDGDSYTVEIPKREVERGTVDPGETYRVALIQRERATSSDDGPETAPSEPQPPVERGETRYVEIEDIGKQGDGIARVERGYVIIVPGADVGERVKVEITEVKSNFAVGEILDEDI; via the coding sequence GTGGAAATCTCTGATAAGCTCCTGTGTCTGTTCAGCGCCGAAGTGACCGACGACGGCGACTCATATACGGTCGAGATCCCGAAGCGAGAGGTAGAGCGGGGGACGGTCGACCCCGGCGAGACGTACCGAGTGGCGCTCATCCAGCGCGAGCGCGCCACGTCGAGCGACGACGGCCCGGAAACGGCCCCGTCGGAGCCCCAGCCGCCAGTCGAGCGCGGGGAGACGCGGTACGTGGAGATCGAGGACATCGGGAAGCAAGGCGACGGCATCGCGCGCGTCGAACGCGGGTACGTCATCATCGTGCCCGGGGCGGACGTCGGCGAGCGCGTGAAGGTGGAGATCACCGAAGTGAAGTCGAACTTCGCGGTCGGCGAGATCCTCGACGAGGACATCTGA
- a CDS encoding radical SAM protein has protein sequence MTDPETVDVTLVDGYVDEPAHFGVPPYVSTYPRYTAGALVDAGVPEEQITYHTIDELREDRSKWLDVEEADLMVYIGGMTVPGKYVGGTPAEPDEVRELAWTANGTSVMGGPVRFGVGEENAGATETERKNLDFDFLAMADVEAAAHDLVRSGLEGFNDRYRDVAEVDRWASMGAFVVEQHPNHPHYLIAELETSRGCAYRCSFCTEPMYGDPDFRTPPSVVSEVDALSDRGVAHFRIGRQADILAYGGDGEKPNPAALEQLYAGIREVAPDLETLHLDNMNPITVVKWPELAREGIRTIAKYNTPGDTAAFGLESADPVVQEANELNVTAEECFRAVEIVNEEAGWRPGKEPGTGPSTDVATGADAAGARSPRLPKLLPGINLLHGLDGETEETYELNKQFLERVLDEGLMLRRVNIRQVMAFEGTDMAETGASIALDHKRQFKAYKREVRETVDNPMLQRVAPVGTVLPDVHFEYHQDGRTFGRQLGTYPLLVGIPGERELGRVADVAIVDHGYRSVTGVPYPLDVNAASMDELTAIPGIGSGTAGDVLVNRPYESTADLPVDADVGLEGFATTSRSESSGSP, from the coding sequence ATGACTGACCCCGAGACCGTCGACGTCACGCTCGTGGACGGCTACGTCGACGAACCGGCGCACTTCGGGGTGCCGCCGTACGTCTCGACGTACCCGCGCTACACCGCCGGCGCGCTCGTCGACGCCGGGGTGCCAGAGGAGCAGATTACGTACCACACGATCGACGAGTTGCGCGAGGACCGCTCGAAGTGGCTGGACGTCGAGGAAGCCGACCTCATGGTGTACATCGGCGGGATGACGGTTCCCGGGAAGTACGTCGGTGGGACGCCCGCGGAACCGGACGAGGTCCGCGAGCTGGCGTGGACCGCGAACGGGACGAGCGTGATGGGCGGGCCGGTCCGGTTCGGCGTCGGCGAGGAGAACGCGGGGGCGACCGAGACCGAGCGCAAGAACCTCGACTTCGACTTCCTCGCGATGGCGGACGTCGAGGCGGCCGCGCACGACCTCGTCCGGAGTGGGCTGGAGGGGTTCAACGACCGCTACCGGGACGTCGCGGAGGTCGACCGGTGGGCGAGCATGGGCGCGTTCGTCGTCGAACAGCACCCGAACCACCCTCACTACCTCATCGCCGAACTCGAGACCTCCAGAGGGTGTGCGTACCGGTGTTCGTTCTGCACGGAACCGATGTACGGCGACCCGGACTTCCGGACGCCGCCGAGCGTCGTGAGCGAGGTCGACGCGCTCAGCGACCGCGGCGTCGCGCACTTCCGTATCGGTCGGCAGGCTGACATCCTCGCGTACGGCGGCGACGGCGAGAAACCGAATCCGGCCGCTCTGGAGCAGCTCTACGCGGGCATCCGCGAGGTCGCGCCCGACCTGGAGACGCTGCATCTGGACAACATGAACCCGATCACGGTCGTGAAGTGGCCGGAGCTGGCCAGGGAGGGCATCCGGACGATCGCGAAGTACAACACGCCCGGCGACACGGCCGCGTTCGGACTGGAGTCCGCGGACCCCGTGGTCCAGGAGGCCAACGAGCTGAACGTCACCGCCGAGGAGTGCTTCCGGGCGGTCGAGATCGTGAACGAGGAAGCGGGCTGGCGGCCCGGCAAGGAACCCGGGACGGGGCCGTCGACGGACGTCGCGACCGGCGCGGACGCGGCTGGCGCGAGGAGTCCGCGGCTCCCGAAGCTCCTTCCCGGCATCAACCTCCTGCACGGGCTGGACGGCGAGACCGAGGAGACCTACGAGCTGAACAAGCAGTTCCTCGAGCGCGTGCTAGATGAGGGCCTGATGCTGCGGCGCGTGAACATCCGGCAAGTGATGGCGTTCGAGGGAACGGACATGGCGGAGACGGGTGCGAGCATCGCGCTCGACCACAAGCGCCAGTTCAAGGCGTACAAGCGCGAAGTCCGCGAAACCGTCGACAACCCGATGCTCCAGCGCGTCGCGCCCGTCGGCACGGTCCTGCCGGACGTCCACTTCGAGTACCATCAGGACGGTCGGACGTTCGGTCGCCAGCTCGGCACGTACCCGCTCCTCGTCGGGATTCCGGGCGAGCGCGAACTCGGTCGGGTCGCGGACGTCGCGATCGTCGACCACGGCTACCGGTCCGTGACGGGCGTCCCCTACCCCCTGGACGTGAACGCGGCGAGCATGGACGAGCTGACCGCGATCCCCGGCATCGGCTCGGGGACGGCGGGGGACGTCCTCGTGAACCGACCGTACGAATCGACCGCGGACCTGCCCGTCGACGCCGACGTCGGCCTCGAGGGGTTCGCGACGACGTCGCGGTCGGAATCGAGCGGGTCGCCGTGA
- a CDS encoding Hsp20/alpha crystallin family protein, with protein sequence MNFGEVGRSVGNRVLETVGRAASRVQESRGLSTDVLESDDAYLVVFDAPGATQTDVQVRYADDAIEVRIDRFREFYDDYDMRIPGRGMSLDGRAELPADALVDPESANATLRANGTLEVVVPKREPTESDASAGTVEISTPDDDEGDDEQADGDAADEHEDAVEFSDEDEDVHVGDDTDPLESGTGEDPGDFDVEDADDADDVDDER encoded by the coding sequence ATGAACTTCGGCGAGGTCGGGCGCTCGGTCGGGAACCGCGTCCTCGAGACGGTCGGGCGAGCCGCGAGTCGCGTCCAGGAGAGCCGCGGGCTGTCCACGGACGTCCTGGAGAGCGACGACGCCTACCTCGTGGTGTTCGACGCGCCGGGCGCGACGCAGACGGACGTCCAGGTGCGGTACGCGGACGACGCGATCGAAGTCCGCATCGACCGGTTCCGCGAGTTCTACGACGACTACGACATGCGCATCCCCGGCCGCGGCATGAGCCTCGACGGCCGCGCGGAACTGCCCGCGGACGCGCTCGTCGACCCGGAGTCCGCGAACGCCACGCTGCGCGCGAACGGCACGCTCGAGGTCGTCGTCCCGAAGCGCGAACCAACCGAATCCGATGCGAGCGCCGGAACCGTCGAGATCTCGACGCCCGACGACGACGAGGGCGACGACGAGCAAGCGGACGGCGACGCGGCGGACGAACACGAGGACGCCGTGGAGTTCAGCGACGAGGACGAGGACGTCCACGTCGGCGACGACACCGACCCGCTCGAGTCGGGGACGGGGGAGGACCCCGGGGACTTCGACGTCGAGGACGCGGACGACGCCGACGACGTCGACGACGAGCGGTAG
- a CDS encoding FAD-binding oxidoreductase, with protein sequence MTRDVAVLGAGALGTTVAFDLAFAGEDADGGDVSVTLFEAGSVADGSTGRAAGVCYDAFAEDVDAEVGARAIERFRTFDETGEFEFHESPYVWLAREGDADRERAIREQLPRMQANGVTAVRMERDEFAQRFPSLTSDDVAVAAVAGAAGYTTPRSYARTLAVLAKRQGATLRQDEPASVAVDPLRVNGERFDDVVVATGAHTKQVLAGAGFEIATKPYRVQAATYATAYDGPMVYDATDGFYLRPHADGVLAGNGTEEREADPDAYDREANDGFAESLRERATARAPDVEDARITEAWAGLCTATPDRDPLVGELAENVYVGTGFQGHGFMRAPALGETLAEQVLGEDDGIDAFDPTRFDGDEEFDVVEGMLVDDR encoded by the coding sequence GTGACGCGCGACGTCGCGGTCCTCGGCGCGGGCGCGCTCGGGACGACGGTCGCGTTCGACCTGGCGTTCGCTGGCGAGGACGCCGACGGCGGAGACGTCTCGGTGACGCTGTTCGAAGCGGGGTCGGTCGCGGACGGGTCGACGGGCCGCGCGGCGGGCGTCTGCTACGACGCGTTCGCGGAGGACGTCGACGCCGAGGTCGGAGCGCGCGCGATCGAGCGGTTCCGGACGTTCGACGAGACCGGCGAGTTCGAGTTCCACGAGTCGCCGTACGTGTGGCTCGCGCGCGAGGGCGACGCCGACCGCGAGCGCGCCATCCGCGAGCAGCTTCCGCGAATGCAAGCCAACGGCGTGACGGCGGTCCGGATGGAGCGCGACGAGTTCGCGCAGCGGTTCCCGAGCCTGACGAGCGACGACGTCGCGGTCGCCGCGGTCGCTGGCGCAGCCGGGTACACGACCCCGCGGTCGTACGCGCGGACGCTCGCGGTGCTCGCGAAGCGCCAGGGCGCGACGCTGCGCCAGGACGAACCGGCCTCGGTCGCCGTCGACCCGCTACGCGTGAACGGCGAGCGTTTCGACGACGTCGTCGTCGCGACGGGCGCGCACACGAAGCAGGTGCTCGCGGGGGCCGGGTTCGAGATCGCGACGAAGCCGTATCGCGTGCAGGCGGCGACGTACGCGACCGCGTACGACGGCCCGATGGTGTACGACGCGACGGACGGCTTCTACTTGCGGCCGCACGCCGACGGCGTGCTCGCGGGGAACGGCACGGAGGAGCGCGAGGCCGATCCGGACGCGTACGACCGCGAGGCGAACGATGGGTTCGCCGAGTCCCTCCGGGAGCGCGCAACGGCGCGCGCACCCGACGTTGAGGATGCTCGCATCACGGAAGCCTGGGCCGGACTGTGCACGGCCACGCCGGACCGCGACCCGCTCGTCGGCGAACTCGCCGAGAACGTCTACGTCGGTACCGGCTTCCAGGGCCACGGCTTCATGCGCGCTCCCGCACTCGGGGAGACGCTCGCAGAACAGGTCCTCGGCGAAGACGACGGCATCGATGCCTTCGACCCCACGCGATTCGACGGCGACGAGGAGTTCGACGTCGTCGAAGGCATGCTCGTCGACGACCGATAG
- a CDS encoding creatininase family protein produces the protein MELATHTTTTAADALDDVEVAVVPTGSVEQHGPALPLGTDLYSATEVASAVADRDDVALAPPIPVGVSSHHRQFHGTLSVTPETFEDYAHDVVASLAEHGVRKAVFANGHGGNTDALTRASRRLRERDVAFATPWNWWSNLEGLESELFDVDGITHADAMETSMMLYLTEHVREGALEDAEAGASDAWGESVHGAPVGFDAADFSNSGAVGEPTKGSVEAGERLFEKATSELGALVDWLAAQPYADLRPEAHR, from the coding sequence ATGGAACTCGCGACGCACACGACGACGACGGCCGCGGACGCGCTCGACGACGTCGAGGTCGCGGTCGTACCGACGGGGAGCGTCGAACAGCACGGGCCCGCGCTCCCGCTTGGCACCGACCTGTACTCGGCGACCGAGGTGGCGAGCGCGGTCGCGGACCGCGACGACGTGGCGCTCGCGCCACCGATCCCGGTGGGCGTGAGCTCGCATCACCGGCAGTTCCACGGGACGCTGTCGGTGACGCCGGAGACGTTCGAGGACTACGCGCACGACGTCGTCGCGAGCCTCGCCGAGCACGGCGTCCGGAAGGCCGTGTTCGCGAACGGCCACGGCGGGAACACCGACGCGTTGACGCGTGCTTCCCGACGGCTCCGCGAGCGCGACGTCGCGTTCGCGACGCCGTGGAACTGGTGGTCGAACCTGGAGGGTCTCGAGAGCGAGCTGTTCGACGTCGATGGCATCACGCACGCGGACGCGATGGAGACGAGCATGATGCTCTACTTGACCGAGCACGTCCGCGAGGGCGCGCTCGAGGACGCCGAGGCGGGCGCGTCGGACGCGTGGGGCGAGTCCGTGCACGGCGCCCCGGTCGGGTTCGACGCCGCTGACTTCTCGAACTCGGGCGCGGTCGGCGAACCGACGAAGGGGAGCGTCGAGGCCGGCGAGCGCCTGTTCGAGAAGGCGACGAGCGAACTCGGCGCGCTCGTGGACTGGCTCGCGGCGCAGCCGTACGCGGACCTGCGACCGGAGGCGCACCGATGA
- a CDS encoding luciferase, with the protein MSVTESTGETQLSRTGVDALALKPAECDVSRALAADVDVVTIDYEGRDHVPNGATLRELAAEKTLRMTTPVRATGYDPTGDDSLDDAIPAGVGRVLVAGHGAYLDDDEQARAVAPRLGEAVQRHPEAWVGTEAVERVALATGATQFELLSRSTHRDVRALRAAGFDGEVAVYAPTVLTDDEDDVLDAVGAYAARRGPVRRALPDAAADGESVATDASATGRARDVLSKAVRDYALVGDVATVREQVAGLHDVGVDHVVAYPARGLDAALA; encoded by the coding sequence ATGTCGGTGACGGAGTCGACTGGCGAGACGCAGCTGTCGCGGACGGGCGTGGACGCGCTGGCGTTGAAGCCCGCCGAGTGCGACGTCTCGCGAGCGCTCGCCGCCGACGTCGACGTCGTGACGATAGACTACGAGGGCCGCGACCACGTCCCGAACGGAGCGACGCTCCGCGAGCTCGCGGCCGAGAAGACGCTCCGGATGACGACGCCGGTGCGCGCGACGGGCTACGACCCGACGGGCGACGATTCGCTCGACGACGCCATCCCGGCCGGCGTCGGGCGGGTGCTCGTCGCCGGCCACGGCGCGTACCTGGACGACGACGAGCAGGCGCGCGCGGTCGCGCCACGACTCGGCGAAGCCGTGCAGCGCCATCCCGAAGCGTGGGTGGGGACTGAAGCGGTCGAGCGCGTGGCGCTCGCGACGGGCGCGACCCAGTTCGAGCTCCTCTCGCGGAGCACGCACCGGGACGTCCGCGCGCTCCGCGCGGCCGGGTTCGACGGCGAGGTGGCGGTGTACGCACCGACCGTGCTGACCGACGACGAGGACGACGTCCTCGACGCAGTCGGCGCCTACGCCGCGCGGCGCGGCCCCGTCCGCCGGGCGCTCCCCGACGCCGCCGCCGACGGCGAGTCCGTCGCCACGGACGCGTCCGCGACCGGGCGCGCTCGCGACGTGCTCTCGAAGGCGGTGAGGGACTACGCACTCGTCGGCGACGTCGCGACGGTCCGCGAGCAGGTCGCCGGCCTCCACGACGTCGGCGTCGACCACGTCGTCGCCTACCCCGCTCGCGGCCTCGACGCCGCGCTCGCGTAA
- a CDS encoding heme o synthase — protein sequence MSRRYSNPVGSHGRFSGLLAASAVGVYLLVVVGATTTLTDAAASCQTWPACNGQFLPSLSDPLLVVAWGHRVVALAVAALMLTSAAVAWLGDAETRVRVAVLAAAVAYLVQVGIGAVTATSGTPTTLSAIHLVLGVGIFGTMMLALSWTLETETATDGDWEPLPEPEPVAADEGERPPVPTAFVPRAAATARAYFRMTKPRLMWLLCLVAAAGMALASAFEGTALTVETVVLTLGGGVLSIGASGTFNHVLERDVDEKMARTADRPLAADLIPVGHALAFGVALGAGSLAMFASVNLLVAVLGFTAIGFYSVVYTLVLKPHFVSNTVLGGAAGALPALIGWAAVTGDLGVPGVVLAGVIFLWTPAHFYNLALAYKEDYARGGFPMLPVVKGEAPTRKKIIWYIAATLVGAGALAVVADLGVLYAVTSATLGGVFLYYAVRLHYEQTEAAAFRAFHASNAYLGALLLAVVVDALVL from the coding sequence GTGAGTCGACGGTATTCGAACCCGGTCGGTTCGCACGGCCGTTTCAGTGGGTTGCTCGCCGCGTCGGCGGTGGGCGTCTACCTGCTCGTCGTGGTCGGTGCGACGACCACCTTGACGGACGCCGCGGCGTCGTGCCAGACGTGGCCGGCGTGCAACGGCCAGTTCCTGCCGTCGCTGTCCGACCCCCTGCTGGTTGTGGCGTGGGGGCATCGCGTCGTCGCGCTCGCGGTCGCGGCCCTGATGCTGACGTCCGCCGCGGTCGCCTGGCTCGGCGATGCCGAGACGCGCGTTCGCGTCGCGGTGCTCGCCGCCGCAGTGGCGTACCTCGTGCAGGTCGGCATCGGTGCGGTGACGGCGACGTCCGGAACGCCGACAACGCTGTCCGCGATCCACCTCGTCCTCGGCGTCGGTATCTTCGGGACGATGATGCTCGCGCTCTCGTGGACGCTGGAGACGGAGACGGCGACCGACGGCGACTGGGAGCCCCTGCCGGAGCCGGAGCCGGTCGCTGCCGACGAGGGCGAGCGCCCGCCGGTCCCGACCGCGTTCGTCCCGCGGGCGGCGGCGACGGCGCGAGCGTACTTCCGGATGACGAAACCCCGCCTGATGTGGCTGCTGTGTCTCGTCGCCGCGGCGGGGATGGCGCTCGCGTCGGCGTTCGAGGGAACCGCGTTGACGGTCGAGACGGTCGTCCTCACCCTCGGCGGCGGCGTCCTCTCCATCGGCGCTTCGGGGACGTTCAATCACGTGCTCGAACGGGACGTGGACGAGAAGATGGCGCGGACCGCGGACCGCCCGCTCGCCGCGGACCTGATCCCGGTCGGTCACGCGCTCGCGTTCGGCGTGGCGCTGGGCGCGGGGTCGCTCGCGATGTTCGCGAGCGTGAACCTCCTCGTCGCCGTCCTCGGGTTCACCGCGATCGGATTCTACAGCGTCGTGTACACGCTCGTCTTGAAACCGCACTTCGTCTCGAACACCGTCCTCGGCGGGGCCGCGGGCGCGCTCCCGGCGCTCATCGGGTGGGCGGCCGTCACCGGCGACCTCGGCGTGCCCGGCGTCGTCCTCGCCGGCGTCATCTTCCTGTGGACGCCCGCGCACTTCTACAACCTCGCGCTCGCGTACAAGGAGGACTACGCTCGCGGCGGGTTCCCGATGCTTCCCGTCGTGAAGGGCGAAGCGCCGACGCGGAAGAAGATCATCTGGTACATCGCGGCGACGCTCGTCGGCGCGGGCGCGCTCGCGGTCGTCGCCGACCTCGGCGTCCTCTACGCCGTGACGAGCGCAACGCTCGGCGGCGTGTTCCTCTACTACGCGGTGCGCTTGCACTACGAGCAGACCGAAGCCGCGGCGTTCCGCGCGTTCCACGCGTCGAACGCGTACCTCGGCGCGCTCCTGCTCGCCGTGGTCGTCGACGCGCTGGTCCTATAG
- the coxB gene encoding cytochrome c oxidase subunit II — MDRERITSTLLAGVAGLALAAQPVAAQASSSDAAITGLNEKLLVVAIPITILVEAVLIYTVLKYKDQDEAKPTRENRRLEITWTIATAAVLLFVGISASITMADDSVITPDDPEISADTEEQVNVTAYRYGWTFDYPEYNVSTEPPNQPLYVAQGQATYFSLTTDDWLHAFHVPTLGLKHDAVPGKIAWLKTTPTQVGTYQGYCAEYCGVGHSGMMFEVQVLEDREALVSQMESLCDEAANKEWNGETNTCEWAPDSSGSNGNSSASNESVSASGSANANADATPSLSGPATDRTPPAVVAADA; from the coding sequence ATGGATAGAGAGCGGATCACGTCGACGCTCCTCGCCGGCGTCGCCGGGCTGGCGCTCGCCGCGCAGCCGGTCGCGGCGCAGGCGTCGAGTTCGGACGCGGCGATCACGGGCCTCAACGAGAAACTCCTCGTCGTGGCCATCCCCATCACGATCCTCGTGGAGGCCGTCCTCATCTACACGGTCCTCAAGTACAAGGACCAGGACGAAGCGAAGCCGACGCGCGAGAACCGCCGACTCGAGATCACGTGGACGATCGCGACCGCTGCGGTACTCCTGTTCGTCGGCATCTCCGCGAGCATCACGATGGCCGACGACTCCGTCATCACGCCCGACGATCCCGAGATATCTGCCGACACCGAAGAGCAGGTGAACGTGACGGCGTACCGGTACGGGTGGACGTTCGACTACCCCGAGTACAACGTCTCGACCGAACCACCGAACCAGCCACTGTACGTCGCGCAGGGACAGGCGACGTACTTCAGCTTGACGACGGACGACTGGTTGCACGCGTTCCACGTCCCGACGCTCGGCCTGAAGCACGACGCCGTCCCCGGGAAGATCGCGTGGCTGAAGACGACGCCCACGCAGGTCGGGACGTACCAGGGGTACTGCGCGGAGTACTGTGGCGTCGGGCACTCGGGGATGATGTTCGAAGTGCAGGTCCTCGAGGACCGCGAGGCGCTCGTCTCGCAGATGGAGTCGCTGTGCGACGAGGCGGCGAACAAGGAGTGGAACGGCGAGACGAACACGTGCGAGTGGGCGCCTGACTCGTCCGGTTCGAACGGGAACTCGTCCGCATCGAACGAGAGCGTCTCGGCGTCCGGGAGCGCGAACGCGAACGCGGACGCGACGCCGTCGCTGAGCGGTCCGGCGACCGATCGGACGCCGCCGGCCGTCGTCGCGGCCGACGCGTAA
- a CDS encoding dual specificity protein phosphatase: MPGDESPSGRPPTSGQPWTVADEDVLVRPFGYVHDEAVVVRVDDREAYIGNVHAADPSAHEHAFAHVLTLTDDPQPSTTHHRPFEDSLDHDAAAFRDAVDTARTLLARDGATLVHCRAGVSRSSAVLATAIAATGDRRFRDALDDVQTARPFAMPNPALVESAVVYLAADADREPNRST; this comes from the coding sequence ATGCCGGGAGACGAGAGCCCCAGCGGTCGACCACCGACGTCCGGTCAGCCGTGGACGGTCGCGGACGAGGACGTCCTCGTTCGGCCGTTCGGGTACGTCCACGACGAGGCGGTCGTCGTTCGGGTGGACGACCGCGAGGCGTACATCGGGAACGTGCACGCCGCCGACCCGAGCGCGCACGAGCACGCCTTCGCGCACGTCCTCACGCTCACGGACGACCCACAGCCGTCGACGACCCACCATCGTCCCTTCGAGGACAGCCTCGACCACGACGCCGCGGCGTTCCGCGACGCCGTCGACACTGCCCGCACGCTCCTCGCGCGCGACGGCGCGACGCTCGTTCACTGTCGCGCCGGCGTCTCCCGGAGCAGCGCCGTCCTCGCAACCGCCATCGCCGCGACCGGCGACCGACGCTTCCGCGACGCGCTCGACGACGTCCAGACGGCCCGCCCGTTCGCGATGCCGAACCCCGCGCTCGTCGAGTCCGCGGTCGTCTACCTCGCCGCCGACGCCGATCGGGAACCGAACAGGTCGACGTGA